The following proteins come from a genomic window of Edaphobacter sp. 4G125:
- a CDS encoding molybdopterin oxidoreductase family protein, translating into MTTLIQLMKRFAGIDTRREEYAYAKDPVFGHISQSRIAERWVKTTCGYCSVGCGMLVGVRDSKAVAVRGNPHHPVNRGKLCPKGLSEHHILDAPGRAKHPLLRKNGVLTPVSWDEALETMATRFREIQERYGHESLGVISTGQLVTEEFYTLGKLVQLGLRTRNFDGNTTLCMASAVSGYKLSFGSDGPPGSYADMENADVILLIGANIADNHPILCHRVDRTSPGTKPRTLIVVDPRVTKTAMMADIHLAVKPRSDIALLNGIAHILIREGLIDHDYIEQHTSGFTQFEEFVSAFTPAHVTSVTGLTEEQVLQIALLYGRAKSAFIGWTMGVNHSTQGAVTVAAINNLALITGNIGRVGSAPFSITGQCNAMGTRESGFASSLPGYRKFESEKDREDLARIWNLPVDRIPSARGLAYPDIIEAAVQERIKALWIIATNPAVSFPNYKLLEHALRSVEFLVVQDGFHPTPTSEFADLVLPAAIWGEKEGTYTNSERRVSKVNPIVTPPGEARSDFNIFLALAERLGVKDELYPGWSTPHDAFLEWQRVSSGRLCDYSEFTWQQIEEANGIQWGGSSLYRDGIFRTEDGRARLHSVPCEPFQEQPDSNYNFILNTGRTVEHWHTRTKTAEVGILNDMVPNAWLEMNPSDAARLELKPHDRVTVRSRRGAVADLELRITGIVAPGQVFMPFHFSETNSNIVTLGAYDPISREPNFKQCAVRIERTPLRDRRSSSARR; encoded by the coding sequence ATGACGACACTGATTCAACTCATGAAGCGATTTGCCGGGATCGACACTCGTCGTGAAGAGTACGCGTACGCGAAAGACCCCGTCTTTGGACACATCTCTCAGTCACGTATTGCGGAACGATGGGTGAAGACAACCTGCGGTTACTGCTCTGTAGGCTGTGGAATGCTGGTCGGAGTTCGCGATAGCAAAGCCGTAGCCGTTCGTGGGAATCCGCATCATCCTGTCAATCGCGGCAAGCTGTGTCCGAAGGGTCTTTCAGAGCACCACATTCTGGATGCTCCTGGTCGCGCAAAACACCCATTGTTGCGTAAGAACGGTGTCCTGACTCCTGTGTCGTGGGATGAGGCGCTTGAAACAATGGCCACACGCTTTCGCGAGATTCAAGAACGTTACGGTCATGAATCGCTCGGCGTTATCAGCACTGGACAGCTTGTCACTGAAGAGTTCTACACGTTGGGCAAGCTGGTTCAGCTGGGACTGCGTACGCGCAACTTCGATGGCAACACTACGCTTTGTATGGCGTCTGCCGTTTCGGGATACAAACTTTCTTTCGGCTCCGATGGTCCACCTGGCTCCTATGCAGACATGGAGAATGCGGACGTCATCCTTCTGATCGGGGCAAATATCGCGGACAATCATCCCATCCTCTGCCATCGCGTCGATCGTACGTCGCCGGGTACCAAACCGCGCACCCTTATTGTTGTTGATCCGCGTGTGACCAAGACGGCGATGATGGCCGATATCCATCTTGCAGTGAAGCCGCGATCGGATATCGCTTTACTCAATGGAATCGCACACATCCTGATTCGCGAAGGACTCATTGACCACGATTACATCGAGCAACACACCTCTGGGTTCACTCAGTTCGAGGAATTCGTCTCTGCATTTACGCCTGCACACGTCACATCTGTAACGGGACTCACAGAAGAACAGGTTCTCCAAATCGCTCTTTTGTACGGCCGCGCGAAATCCGCATTCATAGGCTGGACAATGGGAGTGAATCACTCGACACAAGGCGCTGTAACTGTAGCAGCCATCAACAACCTCGCGCTGATTACAGGAAATATCGGACGTGTTGGATCTGCACCATTCTCGATCACCGGTCAATGCAATGCAATGGGCACGCGAGAGAGTGGCTTCGCTTCATCACTACCTGGATATCGCAAATTTGAGAGTGAGAAAGATCGCGAGGACCTCGCTCGCATCTGGAATCTTCCTGTAGACCGCATTCCCTCTGCGCGGGGACTCGCATATCCCGACATCATCGAAGCTGCCGTGCAAGAGCGCATCAAGGCTCTGTGGATTATCGCCACGAATCCAGCTGTTTCTTTCCCAAACTATAAGCTGCTGGAGCACGCGCTTCGCTCCGTGGAATTTCTGGTCGTACAGGATGGTTTTCACCCAACACCAACAAGCGAGTTTGCAGACCTGGTTCTTCCTGCAGCGATCTGGGGAGAGAAAGAGGGCACGTACACAAACTCTGAACGACGCGTCTCGAAGGTGAATCCCATAGTTACGCCGCCGGGCGAAGCTCGCTCAGACTTCAATATCTTTCTCGCTCTCGCAGAACGGTTAGGAGTGAAAGATGAGCTCTATCCCGGCTGGAGCACTCCACACGATGCTTTTCTTGAGTGGCAGCGTGTCTCTTCGGGTCGTCTGTGCGACTACTCCGAATTTACCTGGCAACAGATCGAAGAAGCGAATGGAATTCAATGGGGAGGAAGCTCCCTCTATCGAGATGGCATCTTCCGAACAGAAGATGGACGGGCGCGCCTTCATTCCGTTCCATGCGAGCCTTTCCAAGAGCAACCTGATTCGAATTACAACTTCATTCTCAACACAGGCCGTACGGTAGAGCACTGGCACACGCGCACTAAGACCGCGGAGGTGGGGATCCTCAACGACATGGTTCCTAATGCATGGCTCGAGATGAATCCTTCCGATGCTGCTCGACTCGAGCTAAAACCACATGATCGCGTCACGGTGCGCAGCCGCAGAGGAGCCGTCGCCGATCTTGAGCTACGCATTACAGGAATCGTTGCTCCTGGCCAGGTCTTTATGCCGTTTCACTTCTCGGAGACGAACTCCAACATTGTGACGCTTGGAGCCTACGACCCGATCTCTCGCGAACCCAACTTCAAACAATGTGCTGTGCGAATCGAACGTACACCGCTGCGAGACCGGCGTTCATCCTCAGCACGCCGCTGA
- a CDS encoding DmsC/YnfH family molybdoenzyme membrane anchor subunit has protein sequence MPLPLHELAVSDATNAIVRLTENGLEFGNAQAEITTSLIPARSLGPGEQYRFHFNMTKCIGCRSCEVACNEQNGNPSDIRWRRIGEIEGGSWPNTSRFYLSMGCNHCLSADCLRGCPVNAYKKDPVTGIVLHSAEACIGCQYCVWNCPYSVPQFNAERGVVGKCDMCHGRLTDGLEPACVNACPENAIEIEIVDQLEWRSDYAAANAPGMPSAGHTISTTRITLPEGATSTLERVDIETLRTEHPHWSLVWMTSLIQLSVGTLAATLLASHADAIALSLILLLTVFTLNISVFHLGRPAYAWRALKMWRRSWLSREVLLFGIFFVSLTLLTVASWFATVHAVRLAATILSCLGLFASVVGVAGIFASARIYLVPARPAWNTLHTPIDFLLSSALLGCATAPLLLGSSVAIGDLFHAYVITGRANSGFPVLPLILSSALWTLNHIVRAVRLHRSATYECRASASLLNTYNLRGTFLVSFAFVGLAVLFSLAGQPILALPTALAGVISARYLFFVSVVPLNMALTFVRRVHA, from the coding sequence ATGCCGCTCCCGCTCCACGAACTCGCAGTCTCTGACGCAACGAATGCGATCGTGCGCCTGACGGAGAACGGCCTGGAGTTCGGTAATGCGCAGGCGGAGATTACGACTTCATTGATTCCGGCACGCTCTCTCGGACCTGGTGAACAATATCGATTTCACTTCAACATGACGAAGTGCATCGGCTGTCGCTCCTGCGAGGTTGCCTGCAATGAACAAAATGGAAACCCTTCCGACATTCGCTGGCGAAGAATTGGTGAGATCGAGGGCGGCTCATGGCCAAACACCTCTCGGTTTTACCTTTCGATGGGTTGCAATCACTGCTTGTCTGCGGACTGCCTGCGCGGATGCCCTGTGAATGCCTACAAAAAGGATCCTGTCACGGGCATTGTCCTTCACTCGGCGGAGGCTTGTATTGGATGTCAGTACTGCGTGTGGAATTGCCCATACTCTGTACCTCAGTTCAATGCAGAGCGTGGTGTCGTGGGCAAGTGCGACATGTGCCATGGCCGTCTGACTGATGGGCTGGAGCCGGCCTGCGTCAACGCCTGCCCGGAGAACGCAATTGAGATCGAGATTGTCGATCAGCTGGAATGGCGCAGCGATTATGCGGCGGCGAATGCTCCGGGGATGCCGAGTGCGGGCCATACCATCTCTACGACACGCATTACCTTACCCGAAGGGGCGACCTCAACACTGGAACGCGTCGATATCGAGACTCTTCGCACCGAACATCCACACTGGTCGCTGGTCTGGATGACATCCCTGATCCAGCTCTCGGTCGGCACGCTCGCTGCGACACTGCTTGCGAGCCATGCAGACGCAATTGCACTATCACTGATTCTCCTGCTAACTGTTTTCACGCTGAATATCTCTGTATTTCACCTTGGACGTCCTGCCTATGCATGGCGCGCTCTCAAGATGTGGCGACGTTCGTGGCTCTCGCGTGAGGTGCTCCTCTTCGGAATTTTCTTTGTCTCGCTGACACTGCTAACAGTCGCTTCATGGTTCGCAACAGTTCACGCTGTACGACTCGCAGCGACAATTCTTTCCTGCCTGGGTCTCTTCGCTTCTGTGGTTGGAGTCGCTGGCATCTTTGCCAGCGCGCGAATCTATCTGGTTCCTGCGCGGCCCGCATGGAATACACTTCACACACCCATCGATTTTCTTCTAAGCTCTGCTCTCCTTGGCTGCGCTACGGCACCGCTTCTGCTTGGCTCCTCAGTGGCCATTGGTGATCTCTTCCATGCTTATGTGATTACAGGCAGGGCCAATTCTGGTTTTCCGGTCCTGCCGCTCATTCTCTCCTCTGCGCTTTGGACCTTGAATCATATTGTGAGGGCAGTTCGACTCCATCGTTCAGCAACTTATGAATGCCGGGCATCAGCCTCGCTACTGAATACCTATAACCTGCGGGGAACCTTTCTGGTCTCCTTCGCGTTTGTCGGTCTCGCCGTTCTGTTTTCGTTAGCTGGACAACCGATACTTGCTCTTCCTACTGCTTTAGCTGGAGTGATTTCAGCTCGATACCTCTTCTTTGTCTCTGTGGTTCCGCTGAATATGGCTCTCACCTTCGTCAGGCGGGTACACGCATGA
- a CDS encoding sulfite reductase subunit alpha, producing the protein MQTVPFIPDNAPFTPEQRRWLNGFLAGLYSSAQIASPAVDPPPSLKIAVLYGSQSGTAEGLARKVAKELKAKGHVASLHSLEGYTPASLLAESYAVIIASTYGEGEAPDNARPFYEQLCLEHFPCCGNLSYAVLALGDSNYEQFCKFGVDLDSKLASLAGTRLCERVDCDVDLDESFAQWKSILFARLDEIVAARPSHSPIAAMPGLLPSASKKEIAPSHTRENPFLAPLVEKRPLTHDVSSKLTLHLAFNISDSNIRYEAGDACGVIPRNDQLLVDEILHLLSFSGSVPVQLPKGGTATLQDALLGHLQISCLTRKVVEAYATIGRCKDLFALLAPGQQENLGSYLYGRGLIDLLYDYPGVLRDPADLIAMLPRLAPRLYSISSSPSAHAGEIHTTVAVVRYHAHNRDRGGVCSTLFADRTDPGEALPVYIQPNKRFRLPTDSTAPIIMIGPGTGIAPFRSFLHERRATGASGRNWLFFGERTAASDFLYREELENMKKDGHLTRLDLAFSRDQERKIYVQNRMMDQASEFWKWLEDGASIYVCGDASRMAKDVDTTLHTIVEQQGRHSTEDAMEYVQQLKEQHRYHRDVY; encoded by the coding sequence ATGCAGACTGTTCCTTTTATTCCAGACAACGCTCCTTTTACTCCTGAGCAACGAAGGTGGCTCAATGGCTTCCTGGCGGGTTTATATTCCTCTGCACAAATTGCGAGCCCGGCGGTCGATCCTCCGCCTTCGCTGAAGATCGCCGTGTTGTATGGATCGCAGTCGGGCACAGCAGAAGGACTTGCGCGTAAGGTTGCGAAAGAGCTGAAGGCAAAGGGACATGTAGCATCACTACATTCGTTGGAGGGCTATACCCCAGCCTCGCTGCTTGCAGAAAGCTATGCAGTCATAATTGCCAGCACCTACGGAGAGGGTGAGGCTCCTGATAACGCACGCCCCTTCTACGAGCAGCTCTGCCTGGAGCACTTTCCTTGCTGCGGAAACCTTTCGTACGCGGTGCTTGCGCTTGGAGACTCCAACTACGAACAGTTCTGTAAGTTCGGGGTCGATCTTGATAGCAAACTGGCATCGCTTGCAGGTACGCGACTCTGCGAGCGAGTAGATTGCGACGTCGATTTAGACGAAAGCTTTGCACAGTGGAAAAGCATATTGTTTGCTCGCCTGGATGAGATTGTTGCTGCGCGACCCTCTCATTCGCCCATAGCAGCGATGCCAGGCTTACTCCCTTCTGCAAGCAAGAAGGAGATCGCTCCATCACATACGCGAGAGAATCCCTTTCTCGCTCCACTCGTTGAGAAACGTCCACTGACTCACGATGTATCAAGCAAACTGACTTTGCATCTGGCATTCAACATCAGCGACTCCAATATCCGGTATGAAGCGGGGGATGCCTGTGGCGTAATACCACGAAACGACCAGCTTTTAGTAGACGAGATTCTTCATTTGCTGAGCTTCAGTGGTTCCGTGCCTGTGCAGCTGCCAAAGGGCGGAACTGCAACTTTGCAGGATGCGCTTCTCGGCCATCTCCAGATCTCATGTCTTACACGAAAAGTCGTAGAGGCCTACGCAACGATCGGAAGATGTAAAGACCTCTTTGCTCTTTTAGCACCGGGGCAGCAGGAGAACCTCGGCAGCTATCTGTATGGCCGTGGGCTGATCGATCTGCTGTATGACTATCCTGGAGTACTGCGCGACCCTGCTGATCTTATCGCGATGCTGCCGCGACTGGCTCCGCGCCTTTATTCAATCTCGTCGAGCCCCTCTGCTCACGCGGGAGAGATCCACACAACGGTGGCGGTTGTTCGCTACCACGCGCATAATCGCGATCGTGGGGGAGTCTGTTCGACGCTGTTTGCAGATCGCACCGATCCAGGCGAGGCTCTTCCGGTTTACATCCAGCCCAACAAGCGGTTCCGGCTCCCTACAGATTCCACCGCTCCAATCATTATGATCGGCCCAGGTACGGGGATTGCTCCCTTCCGTTCATTCCTACACGAGCGGCGCGCCACTGGAGCTTCAGGACGCAACTGGCTCTTCTTTGGCGAACGCACCGCCGCAAGCGACTTTCTATATCGCGAAGAGCTGGAGAATATGAAAAAAGATGGCCATCTTACCCGGCTCGATCTAGCTTTCTCCCGCGATCAGGAACGCAAGATCTATGTACAAAACCGAATGATGGACCAGGCTTCGGAGTTTTGGAAGTGGCTCGAAGACGGAGCCAGCATCTATGTCTGCGGAGATGCTTCCCGCATGGCAAAAGATGTGGACACAACCCTGCACACTATCGTTGAACAGCAGGGGCGCCACAGTACTGAGGATGCAATGGAGTATGTGCAGCAACTGAAAGAGCAACACCGATATCACCGTGACGTTTATTAA
- a CDS encoding NirA family protein codes for MMVRGLMTCDALFGLRIFVIAPCTLGACNVSLGTTINPSDFTEEQKQYLQGFFTGVAQRPMPFVGHTADGLITADRSSGLPNEAAAVETEEMWFETPVSDICKEERWKREQDPFAIWDRVLAYNNQNLAPTEDDRFRLKYYGLFYVAPAQDSFMLRLRIPGGVLQAHQFRGLAKLTEGYGSGRADLTTRSNIQIRELQPRDIVRVLHQVQSLGLSSRGTGADNIRNITASPITGLDPQELIDVAPLAEAMQAYITNSRDMYELPRKFNIAFDNGGAISTVVDTNDIGFAAIRIGEGHSVPAGVYFRVLLCGITGHRQFATDCGLLLRPEEIVAVAAAMVRIFLRHGDRTNRKKARLKYLVDEWGTERFLQETEKLLAFPLIRVPLAECEPRRPIDRTAHLGIHPQSQAGLHYIGVSVPVGRLPAEQMRKLAEIAERFGNGELRLTVWQNILIPNISATSIEAACQAIRDAGLDIEAGTVLSGTVACTGNKGCRFAAADTKTHAVVLARHLDERFPILDQPVNLHVTGCHHSCAQHYIGDIGLMGVKVGGEEGYQVLIGGGSDQDQGMARELISSIQFKDLAPKLDGLFEAYIAQRKAGETFLNFTRRHDIEALRLFCGLEDK; via the coding sequence ATGATGGTTCGCGGTCTCATGACCTGCGATGCCCTTTTCGGCCTGCGCATCTTCGTGATCGCGCCCTGCACCTTAGGAGCTTGTAACGTGAGCCTCGGCACTACGATCAATCCGTCGGATTTTACCGAAGAGCAGAAGCAGTATCTGCAAGGCTTCTTCACCGGCGTTGCGCAACGACCTATGCCGTTTGTGGGGCACACCGCTGACGGCTTGATTACAGCAGATCGATCTTCCGGGCTTCCAAACGAGGCAGCAGCTGTCGAAACAGAAGAGATGTGGTTCGAGACTCCCGTCTCAGATATCTGCAAAGAAGAGCGCTGGAAACGCGAGCAGGATCCCTTTGCGATATGGGACAGAGTGCTTGCATACAACAATCAAAACCTTGCTCCAACAGAAGACGATCGCTTCCGTTTGAAATATTACGGTCTGTTCTATGTCGCTCCTGCGCAGGACTCGTTCATGCTGCGACTTCGCATTCCAGGAGGTGTGCTACAGGCCCATCAGTTTCGCGGGCTGGCAAAGCTCACGGAGGGCTATGGCTCGGGGCGCGCTGATCTAACTACGCGCAGCAATATTCAGATTCGTGAGCTTCAGCCGCGCGATATCGTGCGCGTGTTGCACCAAGTGCAGTCGCTGGGTCTATCGTCTCGCGGCACTGGTGCTGACAACATCCGCAACATTACAGCCTCGCCCATCACGGGACTCGACCCACAGGAGTTGATCGATGTTGCTCCATTGGCTGAGGCAATGCAGGCTTACATTACGAACTCACGCGATATGTATGAACTTCCGCGCAAGTTCAATATCGCTTTCGATAACGGTGGGGCGATCTCAACTGTGGTCGATACGAACGATATCGGCTTTGCGGCAATACGGATTGGAGAGGGCCACAGCGTTCCTGCTGGAGTTTACTTCCGCGTACTTCTCTGCGGCATTACTGGGCATCGCCAGTTCGCGACAGATTGTGGTCTGTTGCTTCGGCCAGAGGAGATCGTCGCGGTAGCTGCCGCAATGGTAAGAATATTTCTGCGACATGGCGATCGCACCAATCGTAAGAAGGCTCGCCTAAAATACCTCGTTGACGAGTGGGGGACGGAACGGTTTCTGCAGGAGACGGAGAAGCTGTTGGCGTTCCCATTGATTCGTGTTCCGCTCGCGGAATGCGAGCCGCGCCGACCAATTGATCGTACGGCGCACCTGGGGATCCATCCGCAATCGCAAGCTGGACTTCATTACATTGGCGTGTCCGTTCCTGTTGGACGGCTTCCTGCAGAACAGATGCGGAAACTTGCGGAGATTGCCGAGCGATTCGGGAATGGCGAGCTTCGTCTGACGGTCTGGCAGAACATCCTCATTCCGAACATTTCCGCTACGTCGATTGAGGCTGCTTGCCAAGCGATCCGCGATGCTGGGCTTGATATCGAGGCTGGAACTGTGCTGAGCGGGACCGTTGCATGCACTGGAAACAAGGGCTGTCGTTTTGCTGCAGCAGATACGAAAACACATGCGGTTGTGTTAGCCCGCCATTTGGATGAGCGATTCCCGATTCTCGATCAGCCGGTCAATCTTCATGTCACGGGATGTCATCATTCGTGCGCCCAACACTACATCGGCGACATCGGCCTGATGGGAGTGAAGGTAGGGGGCGAAGAAGGATATCAGGTTTTGATTGGCGGAGGATCCGATCAGGACCAGGGAATGGCCCGCGAACTGATCTCGTCGATTCAGTTCAAGGACCTCGCGCCAAAACTCGATGGGCTTTTTGAAGCGTATATTGCGCAGCGAAAAGCCGGCGAGACTTTTCTGAATTTCACGCGAAGACACGATATCGAAGCGCTGCGGTTGTTCTGCGGACTGGAGGACAAATAA
- a CDS encoding transporter gives MFKSAAVVCLAFVFGSPLVSAQSGFFHAWQDRVRSTSAKQPGWPIPVVSPSAVIVQLARVDFVRQYTSTHTTTWNYDNGKGVNFIPFARTEVDINLPPYIQHNSSAKDGAGDLSFVAKYRMFARNEGGNYSTAVQMAFSVPTGSYKNGTAVSTLTPTVVGGKGFGKLVIQSALGGVLPTSSVRTIGRTISWNTVAQYKVGKYFWPELEVNSSFYRGGPNDGRNQTFLTLGLIVSRIKLRENPRDRLGIVFGGGMQIATSQYHSYNHGLVLTSRLTF, from the coding sequence ATGTTTAAATCAGCCGCTGTCGTGTGTCTTGCTTTTGTGTTCGGCAGTCCTTTGGTTTCTGCACAATCCGGCTTCTTCCATGCCTGGCAGGATCGCGTTCGCTCAACCTCTGCCAAACAGCCCGGCTGGCCTATTCCTGTGGTTTCGCCGTCTGCGGTCATTGTTCAACTGGCGCGCGTGGATTTTGTGCGCCAGTACACCTCCACTCATACAACCACTTGGAATTATGACAACGGCAAAGGAGTCAACTTCATCCCTTTTGCCCGTACGGAGGTCGACATCAACCTGCCACCTTACATTCAGCACAACTCCAGTGCTAAAGATGGAGCAGGTGATCTATCTTTTGTTGCGAAATACCGCATGTTCGCTCGTAATGAAGGTGGCAACTACTCCACCGCCGTGCAGATGGCCTTCTCGGTTCCTACCGGAAGCTACAAAAACGGAACAGCCGTCTCTACGTTGACTCCGACCGTGGTTGGCGGCAAAGGCTTTGGCAAGTTGGTGATCCAGTCTGCCCTCGGCGGTGTTCTGCCCACTAGTTCTGTGCGGACAATCGGCCGCACGATCTCTTGGAACACTGTGGCGCAATACAAAGTAGGCAAATACTTTTGGCCCGAACTCGAGGTAAACTCCAGCTTCTATCGCGGCGGACCAAACGATGGACGAAACCAGACCTTCCTGACCCTTGGCCTGATCGTCAGCCGTATCAAGCTGCGTGAGAATCCCAGAGACAGGCTTGGAATTGTCTTTGGTGGCGGAATGCAGATCGCCACCTCACAGTACCACAGCTATAACCACGGTCTTGTGCTGACCAGCCGTTTAACCTTCTGA
- a CDS encoding uroporphyrinogen-III synthase, which produces MAHASFKGLRVLSLESRRAKEVEKLIRTYGGEAIVVPSMREIGLESNEAALEFAAGLLRGDYDLIIFLTGVGVRTLLNVVQERFDREEFLAALRNVKIAARGAKPATALRELKIPVHVVSEEPSTWREMLQAIDAKYGDSLAQMNVVLQEYGASNPELLTELSGRCQSLAKVPVYQWALPEDLQPLREAVSGLLNGSIDVVLFMTAVQVIHLFQVAEQMGVADQLPEALQSIVILSIGPTTSEELAHYEIQPDFEPSRPKMGFLVNEAAQYSVRLREEKRNRRIEGVIAETVEAEETPKSVRRVAPSTPTMAGFRDGLAQIDFLHEISSRIAAADSLHLVLDRIVSFISGVIPCDSCFIYVLEGDNLVMRASKNPHADLVDQIDIQIGQGVTGWVAKHRQPVALASGASNDPRFKAFKGLPEDHFEAMLCTPIMCAGRVVGVINLQHRLPYRHTTHEVRLLSTLGALVGAEIERARLETENAQLANRLETRKAVDRAKSILQRDLSLSEDEAYQMMHRESRQRRKSMREIADAILLSEELRRAQTTT; this is translated from the coding sequence GTGGCGCATGCAAGCTTCAAGGGGCTCCGTGTCCTTTCCCTGGAGTCCCGCCGTGCGAAAGAAGTCGAAAAGCTGATTCGCACTTATGGCGGCGAGGCCATCGTCGTGCCTTCGATGCGCGAGATCGGTCTCGAGTCCAACGAGGCTGCGCTCGAGTTTGCTGCTGGTCTGTTGCGTGGAGACTACGACCTCATCATCTTTCTTACTGGAGTTGGCGTTCGCACTCTTCTCAACGTTGTTCAGGAGCGGTTCGACCGCGAGGAATTCCTCGCCGCTCTTCGCAACGTAAAGATTGCCGCTCGTGGAGCGAAACCTGCGACAGCCTTACGTGAACTTAAGATTCCTGTGCACGTTGTCTCCGAAGAGCCGAGCACTTGGCGAGAGATGTTACAAGCCATCGATGCAAAGTATGGTGACTCCCTTGCACAGATGAACGTTGTCCTTCAGGAATACGGCGCCTCGAACCCCGAGCTTCTGACCGAGCTCAGCGGCCGCTGCCAAAGTCTCGCCAAGGTTCCTGTCTATCAGTGGGCGTTACCCGAAGATTTGCAACCTCTGCGCGAGGCTGTCTCAGGACTCCTTAATGGTTCGATCGATGTCGTTCTGTTTATGACTGCCGTACAGGTCATCCATCTATTTCAAGTCGCTGAACAGATGGGAGTCGCTGATCAACTGCCTGAAGCGTTGCAATCCATCGTGATCCTCTCGATCGGCCCGACAACCTCTGAAGAGCTAGCACACTATGAAATCCAACCAGACTTTGAGCCTTCTCGGCCCAAGATGGGCTTTCTGGTCAATGAAGCTGCGCAATACTCTGTTCGTCTGCGGGAAGAAAAGCGCAATCGCAGGATTGAAGGTGTCATTGCCGAGACCGTTGAGGCCGAAGAGACTCCAAAATCCGTGCGCCGCGTTGCTCCTTCCACCCCGACCATGGCTGGATTCCGCGATGGTTTGGCCCAGATCGACTTTCTTCACGAGATTAGCAGCCGTATCGCCGCGGCCGACTCTCTTCATCTTGTACTCGATCGCATCGTCAGCTTTATCTCAGGCGTGATTCCATGCGATTCCTGCTTCATCTATGTGCTTGAGGGCGACAACCTCGTCATGCGCGCCTCCAAAAACCCTCATGCCGATCTGGTTGATCAGATCGATATTCAGATCGGGCAGGGAGTTACCGGATGGGTTGCCAAGCATCGTCAACCGGTCGCACTCGCATCTGGAGCATCGAACGATCCTCGCTTCAAGGCATTCAAAGGGCTGCCGGAAGATCACTTTGAAGCCATGCTTTGCACGCCCATCATGTGCGCCGGACGCGTCGTTGGCGTCATTAACCTGCAGCATCGATTGCCCTATCGGCATACAACGCACGAGGTTCGTCTACTCTCCACGCTTGGAGCGCTCGTGGGGGCCGAGATCGAGCGGGCTCGCCTGGAGACGGAAAACGCTCAGCTTGCCAACCGGCTCGAAACCCGGAAGGCAGTTGATCGCGCCAAGAGCATCCTGCAACGCGATCTTTCGCTCAGCGAAGACGAGGCCTACCAGATGATGCATCGCGAGAGCCGCCAGCGTCGTAAGTCCATGCGCGAGATCGCCGATGCCATCCTGCTCTCAGAGGAGCTGCGCCGCGCACAGACAACCACCTAG
- a CDS encoding DUF1810 domain-containing protein, whose protein sequence is MAHENSHDLERFLAAQENVYDQAQAELRAGKKRSHWMWFIFPQIQGLGSSEMAERYAISSLEEAKAYLEHPILGTRLRECTGIVLNLEGKTAIEIFGYPDDLKFHSSMTLFAHAASMSEEDLIFSRALDKYFVGKEDAATITWI, encoded by the coding sequence ATGGCACACGAGAACTCGCACGACCTGGAGCGGTTTCTGGCGGCCCAGGAAAACGTCTACGACCAGGCTCAAGCTGAGTTGCGTGCGGGCAAAAAACGCAGCCACTGGATGTGGTTTATCTTTCCGCAGATCCAGGGGCTTGGGTCGAGCGAGATGGCGGAGCGTTATGCCATCTCTTCCCTAGAGGAAGCGAAGGCCTACCTGGAACATCCCATCCTCGGAACAAGGCTTCGAGAGTGCACAGGTATTGTCCTCAATCTGGAAGGAAAGACAGCTATCGAGATCTTCGGATATCCAGACGATCTGAAATTCCATTCGAGTATGACGTTGTTTGCACATGCGGCAAGCATGTCGGAAGAGGACCTGATCTTCAGCCGGGCGCTGGACAAATATTTTGTGGGCAAAGAGGATGCTGCGACCATTACCTGGATTTGA